A single Paenibacillus kribbensis DNA region contains:
- a CDS encoding MDR family MFS transporter, whose protein sequence is MKRGLVLTGVLLATFLAAIEGTVIGPAGPTIVSELGSVNLLSWIFTAYLLTMAVTTPIFGKLSDLFGRKPIFLVGCSLFVLGSLLCMLAGSMEQLILYRAIQGIGAGGVIPVTFTIIGDIYKMEERGKVQGMISSVWGISSLIGPLLGGYVVTYFGWEWIFGFNIPFGLVAMFFIARYLREHVSKRVARVDVPGAITFTIGMTALLLVLALGGQYISWASPKLLALAAVAILFLILFLVIEKRAQEPMVPLKLFRIRDIAFSCAAALLVSTLLIGLTSYLPLWIQGVHGGDAASSGLALAPMSVGWLFGSMIGGRILLTLGSRRTSLIGLTLIVLGAFVMTLMGQTSPIWLLFLSTLLYGLGFGFSMTVFTIIAQSSVGFQLRGASTALNTFLRTLGQTIGVAAFGSWLNYRIAAQTADGQLTQQGITQEDINGLLAPHASQSLSDQAAGLLRSVLENSLHSLFVIMVSIAIISWFVVLGLRNQPPGTEEGTDQRIKSPQREHA, encoded by the coding sequence ATGAAGCGCGGACTTGTGCTGACAGGTGTTCTGCTAGCCACCTTTCTGGCCGCGATTGAAGGAACAGTTATTGGCCCCGCGGGGCCGACGATTGTTAGTGAACTGGGCAGTGTGAATCTGCTTAGCTGGATTTTTACGGCATATTTGCTGACAATGGCTGTAACCACGCCTATTTTCGGTAAACTTAGCGATTTATTTGGCCGCAAACCGATTTTTCTGGTCGGCTGTTCGTTGTTTGTGCTTGGATCTTTGCTGTGTATGCTGGCTGGCAGTATGGAGCAGCTTATTTTGTACCGGGCTATTCAAGGGATTGGAGCGGGCGGTGTCATTCCCGTTACCTTTACCATCATCGGAGATATATACAAAATGGAGGAACGCGGCAAGGTTCAGGGAATGATCAGCTCGGTATGGGGGATTTCTTCCCTGATCGGGCCTCTCCTCGGCGGTTATGTGGTTACATATTTTGGCTGGGAATGGATTTTTGGTTTTAATATTCCCTTTGGACTGGTGGCAATGTTCTTTATCGCCCGTTACCTGCGGGAACATGTGAGCAAGCGCGTTGCACGCGTTGACGTGCCGGGAGCAATTACCTTTACCATCGGGATGACGGCCCTTTTGCTCGTATTGGCACTGGGCGGGCAGTATATTAGCTGGGCTTCCCCTAAACTGCTGGCCTTGGCTGCCGTAGCGATTTTGTTCCTGATTCTGTTTTTGGTTATTGAAAAACGCGCTCAGGAACCGATGGTTCCCCTGAAGCTATTCCGGATACGGGATATTGCTTTTTCCTGTGCCGCAGCGCTCCTGGTCAGCACCTTGCTGATCGGGCTGACCAGCTATCTGCCACTATGGATTCAAGGCGTGCACGGCGGGGATGCCGCTTCATCCGGTCTGGCCCTTGCTCCGATGTCGGTCGGCTGGCTGTTTGGCTCCATGATCGGAGGACGTATTTTACTGACACTGGGCTCGCGTCGAACCTCATTGATCGGACTGACCCTGATTGTATTGGGAGCCTTCGTCATGACCTTGATGGGACAAACATCACCGATTTGGCTGCTCTTTTTGTCTACATTATTGTACGGATTGGGCTTCGGCTTCTCGATGACCGTCTTTACGATTATTGCCCAGTCCTCGGTCGGGTTCCAGTTGCGCGGTGCATCCACCGCTTTGAATACGTTCCTGCGCACGCTGGGGCAGACGATAGGAGTCGCAGCCTTCGGTTCATGGCTGAACTATCGCATTGCTGCCCAGACAGCAGATGGACAGCTTACACAGCAAGGCATTACACAGGAGGATATTAATGGTCTGCTTGCACCTCATGCTTCACAAAGTCTGAGTGACCAGGCAGCGGGATTACTGCGTTCTGTATTGGAAAACAGTCTGCATTCCCTGTTTGTCATCATGGTCTCCATTGCGATTATAAGCTGGTTTGTTGTACTTGGCCTGCGAAATCAACCACCGGGTACAGAAGAAGGGACGGATCAGCGCATCAAATCACCCCAGAGAGAACATGCATAA
- a CDS encoding ABC transporter ATP-binding protein, which produces MHSDYDSGYKIAVSLKDFGYCYDDQAEPALHGLTLDIMVGEHVAIVGASGSGKSTLCQLLHGGLSRSGEGERTGELTVYGLDPDTADLAAVASTAGVVLQDPDAQLVQGIVEDEIAFGPENLRVPPAEITQRLTAALEAVGLAPERGSFVRHLSGGQRQRTAIAAVLALEAPLVVFDDAAAQLDPPAVRDFVGLCRRLHAAGRTVVTASGRMDDAARAAQRVIVLKGGTVLLQGPPEMLLREHRAQLAALGLLPSPAGRGDVPREPGAKPGSAAGRTGQPLLEVKGLTFTYPGSQRAALAGVSLALAPGERAVLLGENGSGKTTLGKLLMGLLPAPKGRMWWEGQDMAKLPIHQLATGIGYVFQQPEHQFAAATVWEECLYSVRVKLGLRTGEPIPAAYEERAQRLLTAARLDHRLDASPYLLSGGEKRLLSVAAQFILPKKLYILDEPTAGTDYEGANILLRMCAEQSAEGAAFLIITHDMQVAQSFSSHVLRMEEGQLYKMGNSGIYHTITVDKN; this is translated from the coding sequence GTGCATAGCGATTATGATTCTGGATATAAAATAGCCGTGTCCTTGAAGGATTTTGGCTACTGTTATGATGATCAGGCGGAGCCGGCGTTACATGGCTTGACGCTGGACATTATGGTGGGTGAGCATGTAGCGATTGTCGGAGCCAGCGGAAGTGGAAAATCTACGCTGTGCCAGCTGCTTCATGGCGGATTGTCCCGTTCGGGCGAGGGCGAACGGACCGGGGAGCTGACCGTGTACGGGCTGGACCCCGACACGGCCGACCTGGCTGCTGTCGCCTCTACCGCTGGCGTCGTGCTGCAGGACCCGGATGCCCAACTGGTGCAGGGAATCGTCGAAGACGAGATTGCTTTCGGGCCGGAGAACCTGCGCGTGCCTCCGGCAGAAATTACGCAGCGTCTCACTGCTGCGCTGGAGGCCGTCGGCCTCGCTCCCGAGCGCGGCTCCTTCGTGCGCCACCTCTCGGGAGGCCAGCGCCAACGCACCGCTATTGCTGCGGTGCTGGCGCTGGAAGCGCCGCTGGTCGTGTTCGACGACGCAGCGGCGCAGCTGGACCCGCCGGCTGTACGCGACTTCGTCGGGCTCTGCCGGCGGCTCCATGCCGCAGGCCGGACGGTGGTCACCGCGTCCGGCCGCATGGACGATGCCGCGCGGGCTGCGCAGCGCGTCATCGTCCTGAAGGGCGGGACCGTGCTGCTTCAAGGCCCGCCGGAAATGCTGCTGCGCGAACATCGTGCGCAGCTGGCCGCCTTGGGGCTGCTCCCCTCTCCCGCAGGGAGGGGAGACGTGCCCCGTGAGCCGGGAGCGAAGCCCGGCTCGGCGGCTGGCCGCACAGGGCAGCCGTTGCTGGAGGTGAAGGGGCTGACCTTCACCTATCCCGGCAGCCAGCGGGCAGCGCTGGCAGGCGTGAGCCTTGCCCTTGCGCCCGGCGAACGAGCCGTTCTGCTGGGCGAGAACGGCTCCGGCAAAACCACGCTTGGCAAGCTGCTCATGGGCCTGCTGCCCGCACCCAAGGGGCGCATGTGGTGGGAGGGCCAGGATATGGCGAAGCTGCCCATTCACCAGCTTGCCACCGGGATCGGCTATGTGTTTCAGCAGCCGGAGCATCAGTTTGCAGCAGCAACGGTGTGGGAGGAATGCTTGTACAGTGTTCGCGTCAAGCTCGGTTTACGGACCGGAGAGCCGATTCCCGCCGCGTATGAGGAACGGGCACAGCGCTTGCTGACTGCCGCCAGGCTGGATCACAGACTGGATGCTTCCCCGTACCTGCTGAGTGGAGGCGAAAAAAGGCTTTTAAGCGTAGCAGCACAGTTTATCTTGCCGAAAAAACTGTACATTTTGGATGAGCCCACCGCCGGAACGGATTACGAAGGGGCGAACATTCTACTCCGTATGTGCGCAGAACAGTCTGCCGAAGGTGCAGCCTTCCTGATCATCACCCACGATATGCAGGTAGCCCAAAGCTTTTCCAGCCATGTTCTGCGCATGGAAGAGGGGCAACTCTATAAAATGGGAAATAGTGGGATTTATCATACGATTACAGTTGACAAAAATTGA
- a CDS encoding ECF transporter S component, with amino-acid sequence MKESRVFAKFTTLDIVLMAMLATLNGVMTVYLSLVNKTLNSLGGPIATSTIVGLYMIYGLLAYYIIRKPGTAVIAYAFGAVVQSFIGSAYGFAAIIAAAVCYMIVAELVFALLRYRRWNLASLMLAGGAMVPLWFIVAANMFGYMHWGWKVLTITLVVRILSGIILCGLLTKVLGDALNRTGLLKRFELGRASRA; translated from the coding sequence ATGAAGGAATCTCGTGTTTTCGCAAAATTTACGACGCTGGATATCGTACTGATGGCGATGCTGGCGACGTTGAACGGCGTCATGACTGTTTATTTGTCACTGGTTAACAAAACGTTAAACAGTCTGGGAGGGCCTATCGCGACTTCCACTATTGTCGGACTGTATATGATATACGGTTTGCTGGCCTATTACATTATTCGCAAGCCGGGTACAGCGGTTATCGCTTATGCATTTGGCGCAGTGGTACAGTCCTTTATCGGCTCTGCTTACGGATTCGCTGCTATAATTGCGGCGGCTGTCTGCTATATGATCGTTGCTGAGCTGGTATTTGCCTTGTTGCGCTATCGACGCTGGAATTTGGCTTCGCTGATGCTGGCGGGTGGAGCTATGGTTCCGCTGTGGTTTATTGTGGCAGCCAATATGTTTGGCTATATGCATTGGGGCTGGAAGGTGCTGACGATTACACTGGTCGTGCGCATCCTCAGCGGTATTATCCTTTGTGGTCTGCTCACGAAAGTGTTGGGCGATGCCTTGAATCGTACGGGGCTGTTAAAACGATTTGAGCTGGGACGCGCTTCGCGTGCATAG
- a CDS encoding energy-coupling factor transporter transmembrane component T family protein codes for MLFQYNGGASLLHRLGPLSKLIWVGCFSLLSMAWDSTLHEAALLAVLIVVAWLGARLTLVRQLRVMSFLIGVGIPYFILSILAIREGHTVMSWGPIGITTEGLDIAGALTLRIFVLFLASYIYLSTTDPRDFVQALNLRLRVPYRFAFGISVALTFLPLLEEEGHTIMAARRVRGQEPPRGLRKRLAYWSGYAAAVLVNAVRRVQQTALAMEGKGFGAYADRTYLRELGNDRFGYICAVVAVIATAVLWWSL; via the coding sequence ATGCTGTTTCAGTATAACGGCGGGGCGTCGCTGTTGCACAGGCTGGGGCCATTAAGTAAGCTGATATGGGTGGGGTGCTTTAGTCTGCTGTCGATGGCATGGGATTCGACCCTGCATGAAGCGGCGCTATTGGCTGTACTGATCGTTGTGGCCTGGCTAGGCGCAAGGTTGACCTTGGTACGCCAGCTTCGGGTGATGTCGTTCCTGATTGGTGTGGGTATTCCGTATTTTATATTGTCTATTCTAGCGATTCGAGAAGGACATACCGTGATGTCCTGGGGACCGATTGGGATTACAACAGAAGGACTGGATATCGCGGGGGCGTTAACGCTGCGGATTTTTGTACTGTTTTTGGCTTCTTATATCTATCTCTCGACAACGGACCCCAGAGATTTTGTACAGGCCTTGAATCTGCGTTTGCGTGTTCCTTATCGGTTTGCGTTCGGCATTTCGGTGGCACTGACGTTTTTGCCTTTGCTGGAAGAGGAAGGACATACCATTATGGCGGCACGGCGGGTTCGTGGGCAGGAACCGCCACGAGGGCTGAGGAAGCGATTAGCCTATTGGAGCGGATATGCGGCTGCAGTGCTGGTGAATGCAGTGAGACGGGTCCAGCAGACTGCGCTGGCAATGGAGGGAAAAGGGTTTGGGGCATATGCGGATCGTACCTATCTTCGCGAACTGGGCAATGACCGCTTCGGCTACATATGTGCTGTGGTTGCTGTAATAGCTACGGCTGTTTTATGGTGGAGCTTATAA
- a CDS encoding GNAT family N-acetyltransferase: MCAYACKGHIPPLESQRLRLRRMETTDAAMMFMCWSDPEVRRYLNLSGMSGREDAEDMIELLNELAKTEDALRWGIELKENGKLIGSCGFNYWQTEGAYKAEIGYELAKPYWGQGYMTEALRLVLSFGYGTIRLNRMEALVDPRNTGSQALLSSMGWTQEGLLRQVQHTSTGFKDMLMYSLLHEEWLRLEAKRNAVSV, encoded by the coding sequence ATGTGTGCATATGCATGCAAGGGGCATATACCACCGCTGGAAAGCCAGCGTCTTCGCCTGCGAAGAATGGAAACCACGGATGCTGCTATGATGTTCATGTGCTGGTCTGATCCGGAGGTTCGCCGTTATTTGAACCTTTCCGGCATGTCTGGACGTGAGGATGCAGAGGATATGATTGAGCTGTTGAATGAACTGGCGAAGACGGAGGATGCACTGCGCTGGGGGATCGAGCTGAAGGAGAACGGGAAGCTGATTGGAAGCTGCGGCTTTAATTATTGGCAGACGGAGGGGGCTTATAAAGCTGAAATTGGCTATGAACTGGCCAAGCCCTATTGGGGGCAGGGCTACATGACCGAGGCGTTGCGGTTGGTGCTGTCATTCGGGTATGGCACGATACGGTTGAATCGGATGGAAGCATTGGTGGACCCGCGTAATACAGGCTCGCAAGCCTTGCTGTCCTCCATGGGCTGGACACAGGAAGGGCTGTTGCGACAGGTGCAGCATACATCTACAGGCTTTAAGGACATGCTCATGTATTCTTTACTGCATGAAGAGTGGCTCAGACTGGAGGCGAAACGAAATGCTGTTTCAGTATAA
- a CDS encoding GAF domain-containing protein → MFQAIPYEGTRQEQFESVLGQLRALVHDESNTIANLANASALLGHFLPDVNWSGFYLYDGTELVLGPFQGLPACIRIPLGRGVCGTAAAERRTLVIDDVHAFPGHIACDAASNSEIVIPLIKNEKLIGVLDVDSPLKGRFDHEDRVFLEEFTSILVSSL, encoded by the coding sequence ATGTTTCAAGCTATCCCTTACGAAGGCACTCGTCAGGAACAATTCGAATCCGTTCTCGGGCAACTCCGGGCACTTGTTCACGATGAATCCAATACCATTGCCAATCTGGCAAACGCTTCTGCGCTACTAGGTCATTTTCTGCCGGATGTTAACTGGAGCGGCTTCTATCTTTATGATGGCACAGAGCTTGTACTTGGTCCTTTCCAGGGCTTGCCTGCATGTATACGGATTCCACTGGGACGCGGCGTATGCGGTACAGCCGCAGCAGAACGGAGAACGCTTGTCATTGACGATGTGCATGCATTTCCAGGACATATCGCCTGTGACGCTGCTTCCAATAGCGAAATCGTTATTCCTCTGATCAAGAACGAGAAACTGATTGGAGTGCTGGACGTTGACAGCCCGCTAAAAGGCCGTTTTGATCATGAAGATCGTGTATTCCTAGAGGAATTTACGTCTATTCTGGTGTCCAGCCTGTAG
- a CDS encoding AbrB/MazE/SpoVT family DNA-binding domain-containing protein, producing MKSTGMTRPLDALGRIVIPKEMRISMDYNVGDPVEIFVDEETGVLALRKYTGVTCKMCGSTEQLTYFRDSFICGECIESLKNGTNFSPMIRPAKSTLATRDRSDREPKRLRRSTQQMLNSLKELMHKHPNAAQHEYAKILEVSQARISQLKKML from the coding sequence TTGAAAAGTACAGGTATGACACGTCCCCTAGATGCGTTAGGCCGTATCGTCATCCCCAAAGAAATGCGAATTTCCATGGATTACAATGTGGGGGATCCTGTTGAGATTTTTGTAGATGAGGAAACCGGTGTTCTCGCCCTACGAAAATATACGGGGGTGACATGCAAAATGTGTGGTTCAACAGAGCAGCTGACTTATTTTAGAGACAGCTTTATTTGCGGGGAATGTATTGAAAGTTTAAAGAACGGTACGAATTTTAGTCCCATGATAAGGCCAGCCAAATCTACTTTAGCCACCAGAGATCGCTCTGACAGGGAGCCCAAACGTCTGCGCCGATCGACACAACAGATGCTCAATAGCCTGAAGGAATTAATGCACAAGCACCCCAATGCAGCACAACACGAATATGCCAAAATACTTGAGGTCTCCCAAGCCCGTATATCCCAGCTCAAAAAAATGCTATAA
- a CDS encoding NAD(P)H-dependent oxidoreductase produces MKHLIIYAHPSQESFNHAILTTAVEGLKQKGHDVVVRDLYAIDFQAVVSSGEIIGEIGEDIVREQEYLQWAEVITFIYPIWWTGMPAIMKGYIDRVFSYGFAYKYVNGVQMGLLKGKKAIILNTQGKSHAEYASIGMDQALRLTSDKGIFEYCGLDVLYHIFFESVLQSDENTRKAWLHQIADMASKA; encoded by the coding sequence ATGAAACATCTTATTATTTATGCACACCCATCACAAGAAAGCTTTAATCATGCGATTTTGACCACGGCGGTCGAGGGATTAAAGCAAAAAGGGCACGATGTTGTTGTGCGCGATCTCTATGCAATCGACTTTCAAGCTGTGGTTAGCAGCGGCGAGATCATTGGGGAAATCGGTGAAGATATTGTACGGGAGCAGGAATATTTGCAATGGGCAGAGGTGATCACCTTTATTTATCCGATTTGGTGGACGGGGATGCCAGCCATCATGAAGGGCTACATTGACCGCGTATTCTCCTACGGATTTGCATACAAATATGTCAATGGAGTGCAAATGGGGCTGCTCAAGGGGAAAAAGGCGATTATCCTCAATACGCAAGGAAAGTCACATGCAGAATATGCCAGCATTGGCATGGATCAAGCGCTTCGCTTGACGTCAGACAAAGGAATATTTGAATATTGTGGCCTTGATGTCTTGTATCATATATTCTTTGAATCAGTGCTCCAATCGGATGAGAATACACGCAAGGCTTGGCTTCACCAAATTGCAGACATGGCCAGCAAAGCGTAA
- a CDS encoding aldehyde dehydrogenase family protein: MRQHLFIGGEWKAAQAYTTLKSPYSGEVIAEVAEATAEDAHAAIQAASDARAGMRAMPAHQRSAILEKLADLLEERRDEAALIIAREASKPWKAALAEVDRTVQTYKYAAEEAKRIHGETIPLDAAPGGEGRMAYTLREPVGVVGAITPFNFPMNLVAHKVGPALAAGNTVVLKPAEQTPLSAYLIAELLEQAGLPSGALNVISGDGKTIGDVLVTDPRVGYITFTGSPAVGTEIRSKAGLKRVTLELGSNAAVIIDRDTDVDAIIDRCVSGAFANQGQVCISIQRIYVVDELYDTFVARFIEATQRLKVGDPLEPDTDVSALISAKDVQRVREWLDEAVQAGARIALGGQARGSILEPTVLLNVDPTSKVSCREVFAPLVLIHPVSSIDEAVSHVNHSIYGLQAGIYTRNIVTALDAADKLEVGGVVINDIPSFRVDHMPYGGVKQSGTGREGVKYAMEEMLETKLVIIKR; the protein is encoded by the coding sequence ATGAGGCAGCATTTATTTATTGGTGGTGAATGGAAAGCAGCTCAAGCGTATACGACATTAAAATCACCGTATTCCGGGGAGGTTATTGCTGAGGTAGCAGAGGCGACAGCAGAGGATGCCCATGCTGCCATTCAGGCTGCATCTGATGCACGCGCCGGGATGCGGGCCATGCCAGCACATCAGCGCTCAGCCATTTTGGAAAAACTGGCTGACCTGCTGGAGGAGCGGCGTGATGAAGCTGCGCTTATCATTGCCCGCGAAGCGTCCAAACCATGGAAGGCTGCGCTGGCAGAGGTTGACCGGACGGTGCAGACCTACAAGTATGCAGCCGAAGAAGCCAAGCGGATTCACGGGGAAACGATCCCGCTGGATGCTGCACCGGGCGGCGAGGGCCGTATGGCCTATACGCTTAGGGAGCCCGTCGGTGTGGTGGGAGCCATCACCCCCTTTAACTTCCCGATGAACCTGGTCGCCCACAAGGTTGGCCCTGCACTTGCGGCAGGCAATACGGTCGTATTGAAGCCTGCCGAGCAGACCCCGCTTTCGGCTTACCTGATCGCAGAGCTGCTGGAGCAGGCCGGATTGCCTTCCGGCGCGCTTAACGTGATCAGCGGTGACGGCAAAACCATCGGTGACGTGCTTGTCACCGATCCGCGCGTCGGCTATATCACCTTTACCGGAAGTCCGGCGGTGGGCACGGAAATTCGCTCCAAGGCTGGCTTGAAGCGGGTTACGCTGGAACTGGGCTCCAACGCAGCGGTCATTATCGACCGTGACACCGATGTGGATGCGATCATCGACCGCTGTGTGAGCGGAGCGTTTGCCAATCAGGGACAGGTGTGCATCTCGATTCAACGTATTTACGTTGTTGATGAACTGTACGATACCTTTGTTGCCCGTTTTATCGAGGCGACGCAGCGGCTGAAAGTCGGCGATCCGCTGGAGCCGGACACGGACGTATCCGCACTCATTTCAGCCAAGGATGTCCAACGTGTCCGTGAGTGGCTGGATGAAGCGGTTCAAGCAGGTGCCAGAATCGCTCTGGGGGGACAAGCCAGGGGCTCTATACTGGAGCCCACAGTTCTGCTGAATGTGGACCCGACTTCCAAAGTGTCCTGTCGCGAGGTGTTTGCCCCGCTGGTGCTGATTCACCCGGTAAGCTCTATAGATGAAGCTGTAAGCCATGTGAACCATTCGATTTATGGCTTGCAGGCAGGGATTTATACCCGTAATATCGTGACTGCGCTGGATGCGGCGGACAAGCTTGAGGTTGGTGGTGTGGTGATCAATGACATTCCGAGCTTCCGTGTCGACCACATGCCGTATGGTGGTGTGAAGCAAAGCGGCACCGGACGCGAGGGCGTGAAATACGCCATGGAAGAAATGCTGGAGACCAAGCTGGTCATTATTAAAAGGTAA
- a CDS encoding MFS transporter, translating to MSFEHSLHGELKIPDELKKQSGLLSQPKAVWAVAFACVISFMGLGLVDPILPAIADQLHATKSQVSLLFTSYNLVTGVAMLITGVVSSRLGVKWTLLTGILFIIVFAGLGGTANTVGGIVGYRAGWGLGNALFIATALSAIVGLSTSGTAKAIILYEAALGLGISVGPLLGGELGSISWRGPFFGVAALMVVGFLFITFMLPSIPKPNKRGSLADPFKALSYPALLTLGIVALLYNFGFFTLMAYSPYVMHLDEHGLGYVFFGWGIMLAFTSVFVAPKIQARFSVVSSISSMLTLFAIDLGVMAVGTVVGSSATVIVAVIAAGVFLGINNTLITTAVMQAAPVERSTASAAYSFMRFLGGAISPWLAGKLSEWYTAETPFYFGALMVLMGVAVLIVRRRHMQNIQVDVH from the coding sequence ATGAGTTTTGAACACAGTTTACATGGTGAGTTAAAAATCCCTGATGAGTTGAAAAAACAGTCAGGCTTGCTGTCTCAGCCCAAAGCCGTCTGGGCGGTTGCTTTTGCCTGTGTTATTTCATTTATGGGTTTGGGCTTGGTCGATCCGATTCTTCCGGCCATTGCCGATCAGCTTCATGCCACTAAAAGCCAGGTGTCGCTGCTGTTCACCAGCTATAATCTGGTGACCGGTGTTGCGATGCTGATTACGGGCGTCGTGTCCAGTCGACTGGGTGTCAAATGGACGCTGCTGACCGGGATTTTGTTTATTATTGTATTTGCCGGACTGGGCGGCACCGCCAATACGGTAGGCGGAATTGTGGGCTACCGGGCAGGCTGGGGGCTGGGGAATGCCCTGTTTATTGCCACAGCGCTGTCTGCGATTGTGGGTCTGTCCACCTCGGGAACAGCCAAAGCCATTATTTTATATGAGGCTGCACTGGGTCTTGGGATTTCTGTCGGCCCCTTGCTGGGCGGTGAGTTAGGCTCCATTTCCTGGCGCGGTCCGTTTTTTGGTGTTGCTGCCCTGATGGTTGTAGGATTTTTGTTCATTACGTTTATGCTGCCTTCGATTCCGAAGCCTAACAAGCGCGGGTCGCTTGCCGATCCGTTCAAAGCGCTTAGTTATCCGGCCTTGCTCACGCTCGGTATTGTAGCGTTGTTATATAATTTTGGATTTTTTACGTTGATGGCTTATTCTCCATATGTCATGCATTTGGATGAGCATGGTTTGGGTTATGTGTTTTTTGGCTGGGGGATTATGCTGGCCTTCACCTCGGTGTTTGTAGCACCAAAGATTCAAGCGCGCTTTAGCGTGGTATCTTCCATTAGTAGCATGCTGACGCTGTTTGCCATTGATTTAGGCGTTATGGCGGTCGGGACGGTGGTAGGTTCGTCAGCAACGGTCATTGTCGCGGTGATTGCGGCGGGTGTTTTTCTGGGGATCAACAATACATTGATTACAACCGCTGTGATGCAGGCCGCTCCGGTAGAGCGCTCGACAGCATCTGCGGCATACAGCTTTATGCGCTTTTTGGGCGGTGCGATCTCGCCGTGGCTTGCCGGGAAGCTGTCAGAGTGGTACACAGCAGAAACTCCGTTTTATTTTGGTGCATTGATGGTGTTGATGGGTGTAGCAGTACTGATCGTACGCCGTCGACATATGCAAAATATTCAGGTCGATGTACACTAA
- a CDS encoding MerR family transcriptional regulator, with the protein MVTYKIDEVAKQSGLTKRTIRYYEEIGLLPSPQRSEGNMRLYTQEDVDLLRKIVSAKEVLGFSLQELQRYMSAAEMLKGQREEYRERTDHLQPAERRAMLVDMEVTLNEQLEMMEGKINSIRMLQTELEDLRVRVRERKALLDEELGSDPS; encoded by the coding sequence ATGGTTACGTATAAAATTGATGAGGTCGCCAAGCAAAGTGGTCTGACAAAGCGAACCATTCGTTACTATGAGGAAATCGGTTTGTTGCCCTCCCCGCAGCGCAGCGAAGGTAATATGAGGCTGTATACGCAGGAGGATGTGGATTTACTTAGAAAAATAGTGAGCGCCAAGGAAGTGCTTGGTTTCTCTTTGCAAGAGCTGCAGCGCTACATGTCCGCAGCGGAGATGCTCAAGGGTCAACGGGAGGAATATCGCGAGCGTACGGATCATCTGCAACCTGCTGAGCGCCGGGCCATGCTGGTGGATATGGAGGTCACCCTGAACGAACAATTGGAAATGATGGAGGGGAAAATCAATAGCATCCGCATGCTCCAGACTGAGCTGGAGGATCTGCGGGTCAGGGTTCGTGAACGGAAGGCTCTGCTTGATGAGGAGCTTGGCAGCGACCCGTCATAA
- a CDS encoding TetR/AcrR family transcriptional regulator: MRAGIRSRESRRLLLEAGAEEFAQTGFYQTKVSSIAARAGLTQPDFYIHFESKEQIYEELVESFRALVNETTQSMKVEPDQSKAEILNRGQVFLEAIFRMLSNNPAMTRVGFYQAADSVRIKAEMAEHIKKHLQAAQRWGSCREELNPELTAECVIGLIERLTLTQLLPGRESPSVLAKQARDLLYNGMLASEG, translated from the coding sequence ATGAGAGCGGGAATCAGAAGTCGGGAAAGTCGACGGTTGTTACTGGAAGCGGGGGCTGAAGAGTTCGCTCAGACGGGTTTTTATCAGACAAAGGTAAGTTCAATTGCGGCACGTGCAGGATTAACGCAGCCGGATTTTTATATTCATTTTGAAAGTAAGGAACAGATTTATGAGGAGCTTGTCGAGAGCTTCCGTGCTTTGGTGAACGAGACGACGCAAAGCATGAAGGTGGAGCCGGACCAGAGTAAAGCTGAGATTTTGAACCGGGGACAGGTATTTCTGGAAGCTATTTTTCGTATGTTGTCCAATAATCCTGCGATGACCCGGGTTGGGTTTTATCAGGCGGCTGACTCGGTGCGAATTAAGGCGGAGATGGCTGAGCATATCAAAAAGCATTTGCAGGCGGCACAGCGCTGGGGTTCTTGTCGTGAGGAGCTGAACCCTGAATTGACAGCAGAATGTGTCATCGGCTTGATTGAACGGTTGACGCTAACCCAATTGCTGCCTGGACGCGAAAGTCCATCTGTACTTGCCAAACAGGCACGAGACCTGCTGTATAACGGTATGCTGGCATCCGAAGGATAA